A window of Gorilla gorilla gorilla isolate KB3781 chromosome 5, NHGRI_mGorGor1-v2.1_pri, whole genome shotgun sequence genomic DNA:
TAAGGGACCTTAGTGCCGGGCGGAAAGGGGACTTTGGGTTGGGGATTCATGGGGGGAGCCCATCTGGAGCTTGTCAGGGGAGCGAGCGCGGGGACCTGGACTGGGCTGAGCATGGAGTGAGGAGGACGGGAGCAGAGAGACCCCCGGGACTTCATCAGGGCCTGGCAGCTGACTGCATGTGGGGTGAGAAAAGGAAGCCACAGGACAGCGCACAAGGGTGTGGtgtggagatggaggtggagatggcaCAGCAGGCCACACAGAGAAGAAATCTACAGGGAGGTAGCTGGGTTTGAGGTGCTTGAGGGGCAGATGGGTGGTCTGATGGGCAGGTAGACAGAAGGGTCTGCAGCTGGGGAGGAGACTGAGATACATGAGACCATCCAGGGAGAGGGGACCCAGGGGGAAGAGCAAAGGACCGGATCCTGGGAACTGGACAGTTGTGATTTGGCCAAGACAGAAAAGCCTGTGAAAGAGACCAAAAAAACCCAAGTGCAGTGTGAGGAGAGGCCCGCAGAGAAGAGTCTTGGAAGCTGAGGGGAGGGGACCTCAGCAGCACAGTGGACAGCGGTGCCAGTGACTTGGGAAGGTCAGAAAACAGAAGATGGAAAGTGGGTTTGGAAACCAGGGAGACCTGGGGAGAGCAGGTTGGCTGCAGCAGCAGGAGCTGGAATGGGAGGGGATGGATGAGGTTGAGTGTGGCGCATCCTCCTTGGGGCTGACATGGATTTTACCTGTCTTGGGTTCCCCATGGCTGGCACAGGGCAGTGTCTGAGCTCATTTGTCTTTTCCTTCAGGAAGTCGGGGTgtaaagggatggagagaggTGAGGTGTGTGCAGTAAGAGGATTTCTCAAGGATGGGACAGGAGGGCCTTGGAGCTTTGGCTTCCTCCTGTGAATTTGTGGGGTGGGGAGCCTGGTGCACCAACCTGAGGGACCTGAGGGAGTAGTATCAGGATGTGGGATTGAGCCCTGGACCTTTTttctagaaaggaaaaaatgaagggaggaggaggaggaagctgggGAGATCACACCTTTGATTTTCTTGTTCCTGGAAAGTGAAAGGAAGTTCACCTGCTAGGAGTGAGAAGGTGGACACATTGGGTGGGGATGAGGTGAGTGACATGAGCTTAGGAAAGTTGCTGAGGTAATTGGTTGAGAGAGgtgttcaaataaaaataatgcaattgGCAAAAACTGTTACTAAGACTTTGTAGAGGCACCAATCAGTGACATGGCAGCATTTTCTTTCACAGTAATCAACTGCCAGATTGCAGACAGCCCTGAGGCCAGCCTAAGTAGTGTGGGTTTCTCCTCCAGGCCCGCAGGTCCCCAACCTCACTCCTCTGAAGACTCTTCTGGGGATCCTCTGTGATGCACAGATCTCCAGAATCACTGCCCCGAGACTCAGATTCCCCGGGTGGGGAGGTCTGGGGATCTCTGCTTGTAATCAGCTCCCTAGAGGTTCCCATGTAGCCAGATAAGTATTGTCAGAACACTgaagatttttgaaaaatgaaaaagagaagctTGGAGATGTGTCTTCAGAAGACTACTAAGggtgctgggtagaggagggaCCAGAGGCAGGGAGATGAGGTAGGAAACTGCTATTATTTGTCAGGGAAATTGCAATCAAGAAATGAGTTAGAACAGGGAAAACACAGAAGCAGGGGAGAGGTGGAAGGGGGAGGAAAGGAGTAGTGACAATTCCAGGGTGTATGCCCACCCAAATCTAGAAGTAATTGAGCAAATGTTTTCTGGGCATTAGAGAAGGCAACTAGAACAAACAGGAATCCTTGCCTTGGTGAAATGTTTTTGAACTGGGTCAGAAATGAGGCCATTGGGTATCAAGCCTTAACTCCAGCGCCCCCTGGAGGTCGCTGATGTGGCTCCAGGCTGACCTGCTCCTGTCAAAGAATATTGAGCAAGATGCCTCTCATGGAATGTTCTGGGACCTTAAAACAGATACCCAAGTATTCCCCCTGATTTCATGGTTCCCAGAAGCTCTATGGGGAAGAAATTGTAGGTAATTCACAACTGAGATTTAGACATAAGTTGAATAGTGTAATGGACGTTGAGTTAACCGAGGTAATGAAGTAGTGAGACACAGGTGCCCCTGAAATAAACTCACATTGAGGGAAGAGGCTGACAATGTGGATCAGTATGTAAACAAGGGAAAAATACAATAGGGAGTAAGGGTTGTGTGTCAGTTCAAGACTGTACTTTTACCTGGCCCAGCGCCATGTTAGGGTATTTGTGTTCTCCAGGAAGTAGAAAGGAAAGAACTGAGTGATTAGGGACCTAGAAGACTAATTTGAGACATTCCTCTTGATGAGCTGTTCTCTAGGGTAGTCCTCTGAAAGAGCTGTTCTCTAGTGGATCTCCCTGAATGAGCTGTTCTCTAGGAGCACttgacccttttctgtgtttgttttttgttttgtgtttgtgtttgtttttgagacaggtcctcgctctgtctcccaggctggagtgctgtggcaccatcatggctcactgcagcctcaacctcctgggctcaagtgatcctcctgcctcagcctcccatgtagctagaactacagatacatgtaccaccatgtctggctaatttatttttctttttagagatgggttctcactatgttgcccaggctggtctcgaaaccctgggctcaagtgatcctcacgcctcagcctcccaaagtgctaagattataggcatgaccaccatgcctggccttttctgCCTTCCGAGGAGGAAAAAGGTACTGGTGGCAGAGATCCAAAAGAAAAGTTGCCAGTGGCAGTGTGGAAATTGACCTGAGAACAACAGAACAAGCTGGGGCACAAATGCAAAGATGCAGAGGGAGGCAACACCTGGTTATCTGTGAGACCTTCATGGGACCTGAAGACACATCCTTTTGGAAAAGGATGGGATTTCCAGTACTCAAGCATGTAGGGGCTCAGGATATTATGTAAATATGAagattttgagttttttgtaggtgaggtaaaaaaaatacctaggttATTTACAGAATAAGACATGTCAAgctgtcttcattttctttgtattttcatgaAATAAAGGTATTAGATTAACAGGCCACCATAATGCCATTGTCTGTATATCTTAATTTCAAGATATTATTTGAGTAAATTTTGCATCCTTTGTATCAAGATAGAACTTTGAAAAGATAGGTAATTTCACAGTTGATTAAACATTCTTTGCCCAAATTACTTTTGGTTAAAATTTCTCCTATATGTGCTACAGagtgcaaactctgtctccctgCCATTCCGCTATATACttactaattattttattcaagaTCATGCATGCTCTACTTGAAGGTCTATCTTTTCAGTGCTACCCTTACCCACTAGCCTAATCACATTATATCTATTTTCAACATCTAGGAATCAATTACATAGTGAACATGCCTAAGAAATAATAATCTgggcagatgcagtggctcaggcctgtaatcccagcactttgagaggctgagcggGTGCACCACTTGAGGTAGGAGTTGGTCAAGTGCTCCTAGagaaccagcctgaccaacatggagaaaccttgtctctactaataatacaaaaattagccgggtgtggtggcaggcacctataatcccagctattcgggaggctgaggaaggagaattgcttgaacccctgaggtggaggttgcagtgagccaatattgcgccactgcattccagacttggcaacagagcgacactccacctcaacaaaagaaagaaagagcgagattacgtctcaaaaaaagaaggaaggaaggaaggacaatcTCAAAtgctatttcattatttttcttccccaCTCGTAGTCCAGCCTAGGGTGAACGTTTCCCCCTCCAAGAAGGGGCCCCTGCAGCACCACAACCTGCTTGTCTGCCACGTGACAGATTTCTACCCAGGCAGCATTCAAGTCCGATGGTTCCTGAATGGACAGGAGGAAACAGCTGGGGTCGTGTCCACCAACCTGATCCGTAATGGAGACTGGACCTTCCAGATCCTGGTGATGCTGGAAATGACCCCCCAGCAGGGAGACGTCTACATCTGCCAAGTGgagcacaccagcctggacagtCCTGTCACCGTGGAGTGGAGTGAGTCTCTGATGACCCTCTAGACCCCACCTCTGAAGAGCAGGGGACTCTCTGGCTCTGGGGTCCACTCATCTTATCTTCTGCATCTATACCCTGGGGCCATGTCCAAACCCCATCTTTCTTCTATACCAGCTCCTGAGCATAGTTTGAAGCCAGGGCAATGGAGACTTCCTGACCTTGGCTTAGGGGTTCCTGAAGATTCATAGTTCTCCCCCTTGTCAGAGAATCTAGGGACACTGGCTGATCTCGAAACCCTCACACACAGGAACTGACCTCACACATAGGAAGAGTTCTCTTCTTTCAGCATTTTAGCCTCTTCTCAGGCATTTTGAGAGGCAACTTCCAGAATCAGCATTTGCCACCTTGTTGAGGTCACACTCCTGTTCCAGATATGAGGGTGGCTCTTTCTGAATTTCCTCTTAGCAAGCTTTTTCCCCTGCACTGTCTTCATCCCGATATTCTGCATCACGCTCCAGAATCTCAGACAGGACATGAGTAGGGATGCAGCTGGTGGAGGTGACACTAAACCTGGGTCTGTCCTTCCCAGAGGCACAGTCTGATTCTGCCCGGAGTAAGACATTGACGGGAGCTGGGGGCTTCGTGCTGGGGCTCATCATCTGTGGAGTGGGCATCTTCATGCACAGGAGGAGCAAGAAAGGTGAGAAAGCCTGCAAGGTGAGCGGGACTTACCTTCCCCTGGCATATTCACACTTACTCCATGATGAGGGttcagacagaaaagaaatgtcAGAAAGCTCTAGAGACCACTGAAATCAGATAGTCGGGTAACAAACATGACCTATAGCGAGAGAGGGATCCCAGGCTGGGATCTTAATGCAGCCAGATGCATGAGGTCCCAGGTGCTCAGACTCCTGTGGGGCATCCATTGACTGGTGGTCAATGGAATTTGGTGGGATGGAAATGTTTCTCTAATTATCTGAGGTGATTTCAATGGCTGAATACATAacctttcctctttcatttcagtTCAACGAGGATCTGCATAAACAGGTAATATTCCTGCTTTGATTTCCTTGGGGGGTGGGTTACAGGAGGATATGACTCCTTTCTGTGCATTGTAATACTGAGGCTCCTCCAGGAAGGGAATCTCAGGCATGAACCCCTCTTTCAACCTCAGCTCTCGGGTGAGTGGGGAAAAAGCATTGCACGGCTCCATTGCTGAAGGAAGCAGAGATCAGTTCTGTTCTTTATCAGCCTAAGATGCAGCCTCTCACCATAATTTTTCTCTCCTGGACTTAAAGGAAGGAGGCCAGCAACCTGAGATAACTTGTCCTTTACCCCCACAGGGTTCCTGACCTCACTGAAAAGACTAATGTGCCTTAGAACAAGCATTTGCTGTGTTTTGTTAGCACCTGGTTCCAGGACAgaccctcagcttcccaagaggATACTGCTGCCAAGAAGTTGCTCTGAAGTCAGTTTCTATCGTTCTGCTCTTTGATTCAAAGCACTGTTTCTCTCACTGGGCCTCCAACCATGTTCCCTTCTTCTTAGCACCACAAATAATCAAAACCCAACATAagtgtttgttttcctttaaaaatatgcatCAAATCATCTCTCATTACTTTTCTCTGAGGGTTTTAGTAAACAGTAGGAGTTAATAAAGAAGTTCATTTTGGTTTACACGTAGGAAAGAAGAGAAGCATGAAAGTGGAGATATGTTAACTATTGTATAATGTGGCCTGTTACACATGACACTTTTCTGAATTGACTGTATTTCAGTGAGCTGCCCCCAAACCAAGTTTAGTGCCCTCATCCATTTATGTCTCAGACCACTATTCTTAACTATTCAATGGTGAGCAGAC
This region includes:
- the LOC101141025 gene encoding HLA class II histocompatibility antigen, DP beta 1 chain; amino-acid sequence: MMVLQVSAAPRTVALMALLMVLLTSVVQGRATPENYLYQVRQECYAFNGTQRFLERYIYNREEWVRFDSDVGEFRAVTEMGRPDAEYWNSQKDLLEEKRAVPDRICRHNYELDEAVTLQRRVQPRVNVSPSKKGPLQHHNLLVCHVTDFYPGSIQVRWFLNGQEETAGVVSTNLIRNGDWTFQILVMLEMTPQQGDVYICQVEHTSLDSPVTVEWKAQSDSARSKTLTGAGGFVLGLIICGVGIFMHRRSKKVQRGSA